The following are encoded together in the Pseudomonas sediminis genome:
- a CDS encoding peptide chain release factor 3 — translation MTTQAAEVAKRRTFAIISHPDAGKTTITEKLLLMGKAIEVAGTVKSRKSDRHATSDWMEMEKQRGISITTSVMQFPYREHIINLLDTPGHEDFSEDTYRTLTAVDSALMVLDGGKGVEPRTIALMDVCRLRDTPIVSFINKLDRDIRDPIELLDEIEAVLKIKAAPITWPIGCYKDFKGVYHLSGDYIVVYTPGHGHERTEAKIIQNLDSDEARNHLGDMYERFVEELELVQGACHEFEPDAFLKGAMTPVFFGTALGNFGVDHVLDAVVDWAPRPLPRAANERNVEPTEEKFSGFVFKIQANMDPKHRDRIAFMRICSGKYTQGMKMRHARLGKDVRVGDALTFFSSEREHLEEAYAGDIIGLHNHGTIQIGDTFTEGENLGFTGIPHFAPELFRRVRLKDPLKSKQLRQGLQELAEEGATQVFFPERNNDIVLGAVGVLQFDVVASRLKEEYKVECAYEAINVWSARWIECSDEKKLKEFKDKAYENLAIDGGGHLTYLAPTRVNLSLMEERWQEVKFRATREHH, via the coding sequence ATGACCACCCAGGCCGCCGAAGTCGCCAAGCGCCGTACCTTCGCCATCATTTCCCACCCGGACGCCGGTAAGACCACCATCACCGAGAAGCTGCTGCTGATGGGCAAGGCCATCGAAGTGGCCGGCACCGTGAAGTCGCGTAAATCCGACCGCCATGCCACCTCCGACTGGATGGAGATGGAGAAGCAGCGCGGCATCTCCATCACCACCTCGGTGATGCAGTTCCCCTACCGCGAGCACATCATCAACCTGCTCGACACCCCCGGCCACGAAGACTTCTCCGAGGACACCTACCGCACCCTGACCGCAGTGGACAGCGCGCTGATGGTGCTCGACGGCGGTAAGGGCGTCGAGCCACGTACCATCGCCCTGATGGACGTCTGCCGCCTGCGCGACACGCCCATCGTCAGCTTCATCAACAAGCTCGACCGCGACATCCGCGACCCCATCGAGCTGCTCGACGAGATTGAGGCGGTGCTGAAGATCAAGGCGGCGCCCATCACCTGGCCGATTGGCTGCTACAAGGATTTCAAGGGCGTTTACCACCTGAGCGGCGACTACATCGTGGTTTACACCCCGGGCCATGGTCACGAGCGCACCGAAGCCAAGATCATCCAGAATCTGGATTCGGACGAAGCCCGCAACCACCTCGGCGACATGTACGAGCGCTTCGTCGAAGAGCTGGAACTGGTGCAGGGCGCCTGTCACGAGTTCGAGCCCGACGCCTTCCTCAAGGGCGCGATGACCCCGGTATTCTTCGGCACTGCACTGGGCAACTTCGGTGTCGACCATGTGCTCGACGCCGTGGTCGACTGGGCGCCGCGTCCGCTGCCGCGCGCCGCCAACGAGCGCAATGTGGAGCCGACCGAGGAGAAATTCTCCGGCTTCGTGTTCAAGATCCAGGCGAACATGGACCCGAAGCATAGGGACAGGATTGCCTTCATGCGTATCTGCTCGGGCAAGTACACCCAGGGCATGAAGATGCGCCACGCGCGCCTGGGCAAGGACGTGCGCGTTGGCGACGCGCTGACCTTCTTCTCCAGCGAGCGTGAGCACCTGGAAGAAGCCTACGCCGGCGACATCATCGGTCTGCACAACCACGGCACCATCCAGATTGGTGACACCTTCACCGAAGGCGAGAACCTGGGCTTCACCGGCATCCCGCACTTCGCCCCGGAACTGTTCCGTCGCGTGCGCCTGAAAGATCCGCTGAAATCCAAGCAGCTGCGCCAGGGCCTGCAGGAACTGGCCGAGGAAGGCGCCACCCAGGTGTTCTTCCCCGAACGCAACAACGACATCGTGCTCGGCGCCGTCGGTGTGCTGCAGTTCGACGTGGTCGCCAGCCGCCTGAAAGAGGAATACAAGGTCGAGTGCGCCTACGAGGCTATCAACGTCTGGTCGGCGCGCTGGATCGAATGCAGCGACGAGAAGAAGCTCAAGGAATTCAAGGACAAGGCCTACGAGAACCTCGCCATCGATGGCGGCGGTCACCTCACCTACCTGGCGCCGACCCGAGTCAACCTGAGCCTGATGGAAGAACGCTGGCAGGAAGTGAAATTCCGCGCGACGCGCGAGCATCACTAA
- a CDS encoding sulfite reductase flavoprotein subunit alpha has protein sequence MFKKIIFQLHWFFGISAGLVLAVMGITGALYSFEGEITRALNADRWQIQPSAQGHLTPGELAAKIEASTSDRVTALWVDGRHDGPGTAFLMPPPGERRGPRIVFDPYTGEVLAEPMGQDFFRLMLMLHRFLSMGEVGKQITAASTVALIFFCLSGLYLRWPRQALSWRTWLTLDWKKKGRSFNWDLHAVAGTWALLFYLCAGLTGLYWSYDWYREGLTRLLSDTPPEQRGERGRGGRQAPNGPAPEVDYDAVWQSIQQAAGPKLVAWNLRLPPVAGQPATVFYMLDGAEHVRAFNQLQLDPQSGAVSQHERYTEKSFKAQLLASVYALHVGEYFGMPGRILMMLATAAMPLFFITGWLLYLDRRRKKRAAQAARGTLKTDNSAEGWLVGFASQSGFAEQLAWQSAGQLQAAGIPVRVEPLSRLDADSLSRTQKALFVVSTFGDGEAPDAAQGFERKVLGGSLPLGQLSYAVLALGDRQYEHFCGFARRINDWLGLQGAHRLFDSVEVDGDDQAALQHWQQQLSELTGAAPIRFEEMPWQNWPLVERRLLNPGSQGAAVFFIGLTPPAQSTWQAGDILQIRPRHAPSVVESWLQHSGFEGFEPVTLAGQSTSLREAFAERQLPDSFAHLVGLHAQALVDALVPLGTREYSIASVAADGVLQLIVRQAVQADGRLGLGSGWLTEHLPEGGQVLARVRRNSGFHLPEDDRPLILIGNGTGLAGLRSLLRARTLAGQARNWLLFGERNRACDFFCGDELQAALAAGELQHLDLVFSRDQADKRYVQDLLREQGERLHAWLAEGAAIYVCGSLQGMAGGVDRVLRELLGDEALQALLEEGRYRRDVY, from the coding sequence GTGTTCAAGAAAATCATCTTCCAGTTGCACTGGTTCTTCGGTATCAGCGCCGGCCTGGTGCTGGCCGTCATGGGTATCACCGGCGCCCTTTATAGTTTCGAGGGCGAGATAACCCGGGCGCTTAACGCCGACCGCTGGCAGATCCAGCCCAGCGCACAGGGGCATCTCACGCCAGGCGAGTTGGCTGCGAAGATCGAGGCCTCTACCTCTGATCGTGTAACTGCGTTGTGGGTCGACGGTCGCCATGACGGGCCTGGCACGGCTTTTCTTATGCCACCGCCGGGCGAGCGGCGCGGGCCACGCATCGTCTTCGACCCCTATACCGGCGAGGTGCTTGCCGAGCCCATGGGGCAGGACTTCTTCCGGTTGATGCTGATGCTGCACCGCTTTCTGTCGATGGGCGAGGTGGGCAAGCAGATCACCGCTGCCAGTACGGTGGCGCTGATTTTCTTCTGCTTGTCCGGCCTCTATCTGCGTTGGCCGCGCCAGGCCTTGAGCTGGCGTACCTGGTTGACGCTGGACTGGAAGAAGAAGGGGCGTAGCTTCAACTGGGATCTGCACGCTGTCGCCGGCACCTGGGCGCTGCTGTTTTATCTCTGCGCCGGGCTCACCGGTTTGTATTGGTCTTATGACTGGTATCGCGAGGGGCTGACGCGCCTGCTTTCCGACACACCGCCCGAACAGCGTGGCGAGCGTGGCCGTGGCGGTCGCCAGGCGCCCAATGGCCCTGCCCCCGAAGTCGACTACGACGCCGTCTGGCAGAGCATCCAGCAAGCCGCCGGGCCCAAGCTGGTGGCCTGGAACCTGCGCCTGCCGCCAGTGGCGGGGCAGCCGGCGACGGTTTTCTACATGCTCGATGGCGCCGAGCATGTGCGCGCCTTCAACCAGTTGCAGCTCGACCCGCAAAGCGGCGCAGTTAGCCAGCATGAGCGCTACACCGAGAAGAGCTTCAAGGCGCAACTGCTGGCCAGCGTCTACGCCCTGCATGTGGGCGAGTACTTCGGCATGCCCGGGCGCATCCTGATGATGCTGGCCACGGCGGCCATGCCGCTGTTTTTCATCACCGGCTGGCTGCTGTACCTGGACCGCCGACGCAAAAAGCGCGCGGCCCAGGCGGCGCGCGGTACGCTGAAAACGGATAACTCGGCTGAAGGCTGGCTGGTGGGGTTTGCCAGCCAGAGCGGCTTCGCCGAGCAACTGGCCTGGCAGAGCGCCGGGCAGTTGCAGGCCGCCGGTATCCCGGTGCGGGTCGAGCCGCTGTCGCGCCTCGACGCTGACAGCCTGAGCCGCACGCAGAAGGCGCTGTTCGTGGTCAGCACCTTTGGTGATGGCGAGGCGCCGGATGCCGCGCAAGGCTTCGAGCGCAAGGTGCTGGGTGGTTCGCTGCCGCTGGGACAGTTGAGCTATGCGGTGCTGGCGCTGGGGGATCGGCAGTACGAGCATTTCTGCGGATTCGCCCGGCGCATCAACGACTGGCTGGGGTTGCAGGGTGCGCATCGCCTGTTCGACAGCGTTGAGGTCGACGGCGACGACCAGGCCGCGCTGCAGCACTGGCAGCAGCAACTGAGCGAGCTTACCGGCGCTGCGCCGATTCGCTTCGAGGAGATGCCGTGGCAGAACTGGCCGTTGGTCGAGCGACGTCTGCTCAATCCTGGCAGTCAGGGTGCTGCGGTGTTCTTCATCGGCCTCACACCGCCTGCACAGAGCACCTGGCAAGCCGGCGACATCCTGCAGATTCGCCCGCGCCATGCGCCGAGTGTGGTGGAGTCCTGGCTGCAGCATTCCGGCTTCGAGGGCTTCGAGCCCGTCACGCTCGCGGGGCAATCGACCAGCCTGCGCGAAGCATTCGCTGAGCGGCAGTTGCCAGACAGCTTCGCCCATCTGGTGGGGCTGCATGCCCAGGCACTGGTCGATGCGCTGGTGCCGTTGGGCACGCGGGAATATTCCATCGCCTCGGTGGCGGCCGATGGTGTGCTGCAACTGATCGTGCGCCAGGCCGTGCAGGCCGATGGCCGCCTGGGGCTTGGGTCTGGCTGGTTGACCGAGCACCTGCCCGAGGGCGGTCAGGTGCTGGCGCGGGTACGACGCAATAGCGGCTTCCACCTGCCTGAGGATGACCGTCCGTTAATCCTGATTGGCAATGGCACCGGCCTGGCCGGCCTGCGTTCGCTGTTGCGCGCACGCACCCTGGCAGGGCAGGCACGCAACTGGCTGCTGTTCGGCGAGCGTAACCGCGCCTGCGACTTCTTCTGTGGCGACGAGCTGCAGGCAGCGCTGGCGGCAGGCGAGCTGCAGCATCTGGATCTGGTGTTCTCCCGCGACCAGGCCGACAAGCGCTACGTGCAGGATCTGCTGCGCGAGCAGGGCGAGCGCCTGCATGCCTGGCTGGCCGAGGGCGCGGCGATTTATGTGTGCGGCAGCCTGCAGGGTATGGCCGGTGGTGTCGACAGGGTATTGCGCGAGCTGCTGGGCGATGAAGCGCTACAGGCATTGCTCGAGGAAGGGCGTTATCGCCGTGACGTGTACTGA
- a CDS encoding type III PLP-dependent enzyme, translating into MSIKVEDYYAPATFQRMKAFADQHETPFVVIDRQIIADAYDQLGTCFPFAKVYYAVKANPAVEIIELLRDKGSSFDIASIYELDKVMATGVGPERISYGNTIKKARDIRYFYEKGVRLFATDSEADLRNIAKAAPGSKIYVRILTEGSTSADWPLSRKFGCQPDMALDLLILAKQLGLVPYGISFHVGSQQRDIDVWDAAIAKVKVIFERLKEEDGITLQMINMGGGFPANYIQRTNDLETYAAEITRFLKEDFGDDLPEIILEPGRSLIANAGVLVSEVVLVARKSRTAVERWVYADVGKFSGLIETMDESIKFPIWTEKKGEMEEVVIAGPTCDSADIMYEHYKYGLPLNLSSGDRLYWLSTGAYTTSYSAVEFNGFPPLKSYYL; encoded by the coding sequence ATGTCGATCAAGGTCGAAGACTATTACGCACCCGCCACTTTCCAGCGCATGAAGGCATTCGCCGATCAGCACGAAACCCCGTTCGTGGTGATCGACCGGCAGATCATCGCCGATGCCTACGATCAGCTGGGTACCTGCTTCCCCTTCGCCAAGGTCTACTACGCGGTCAAGGCCAACCCGGCCGTCGAGATCATCGAGCTGCTGCGTGACAAGGGCTCGAGCTTCGATATCGCCTCGATCTACGAGCTGGACAAGGTCATGGCCACCGGCGTCGGCCCCGAGCGCATCAGCTACGGCAACACCATCAAGAAGGCGCGCGACATTCGCTACTTCTATGAAAAAGGCGTGCGCCTGTTCGCCACCGATTCCGAAGCCGACCTGCGCAACATCGCCAAGGCCGCGCCGGGTTCGAAGATCTACGTGCGCATTCTTACCGAAGGCTCCACCAGCGCCGACTGGCCGCTGAGCCGCAAGTTCGGTTGCCAGCCGGACATGGCCCTGGACCTGCTGATCCTGGCCAAGCAACTGGGCCTGGTGCCGTACGGCATTTCCTTCCACGTCGGTTCGCAGCAGCGCGACATCGATGTGTGGGACGCCGCCATCGCCAAGGTCAAGGTGATCTTCGAGCGCCTCAAGGAAGAGGACGGCATCACCCTGCAGATGATCAACATGGGTGGCGGCTTCCCGGCCAACTACATCCAGCGCACCAATGATCTGGAAACCTACGCAGCGGAAATCACCCGCTTCCTCAAGGAAGATTTCGGCGATGATCTGCCGGAAATCATCCTCGAGCCGGGCCGCTCGCTGATCGCCAACGCCGGTGTGCTGGTCTCGGAAGTGGTGCTGGTGGCGCGCAAGTCGCGTACCGCCGTCGAGCGCTGGGTGTATGCCGACGTCGGCAAGTTCAGTGGCTTGATCGAAACCATGGACGAGTCGATCAAATTCCCGATCTGGACCGAGAAGAAGGGTGAGATGGAAGAAGTGGTGATCGCCGGCCCGACCTGCGACAGCGCCGACATCATGTACGAGCACTACAAGTACGGCCTGCCGCTCAACCTCTCCAGTGGTGACCGCCTGTACTGGCTGTCCACCGGTGCCTACACCACCAGCTACAGCGCCGTGGAGTTCAATGGCTTCCCGCCGCTGAAGTCCTACTACCTGTAA